In one window of Brassica rapa cultivar Chiifu-401-42 chromosome A07, CAAS_Brap_v3.01, whole genome shotgun sequence DNA:
- the LOC117126639 gene encoding uncharacterized protein LOC117126639, with translation MANMEKLQFPALDITGTNYISWVTNVELHLESLGLSETVKEINTSTPQEKAKSVIFLRRHLDESIIYDYANMRDPKELWKSLKDRFDHQKDITLPLARDEWQSLRFQDFDKVMNYNSAVLGIVAKLRYCGETITESQMLEKTYTTFHKSHITLQQQYRLRGYTKFSELIVALLIAEKNNELLIKNHMTRPTGSKPFPEANALDAKKPVKENKAYWGRGRGRQNYRGRGRKYNPQDRKSFQWVRSEQTPKGKEHQGNTSQKREEACFRCGTKGHWSRLCRTPAHLCALYKESVKGKEKEVNFAEHSEGTTHLDASDFVNDFEETAIRKPKCPSCDS, from the coding sequence ATGGCAAACATGGAGAAGCTCCAATTCCCCGCTCTAGACATCACCGGCACCAACTACATTTCATGGGTTACAAATGTCGAACTTCATCTTGAATCTCTTGGTCTATCCGAGACCGTTAAAGAGATTAATACTTCAACGCCTCAAGAAAAGGCTAAATCGGTGATCTTCCTTAGAAGACACCTTGATGAAAGTATTATTTATGACTATGCCAACATGAGAGATCCTAAAGAGCTATGGAAGTCTCTGAAAGATCGTTTTGATCATCAGAAAGACATAACACTTCCACTTGCTCGGGATGAATGGCAGAGTCTGAGATTTCAAGATTTCGACAAAGTGATGAATTACAACTCGGCTGTGTTAGGGATTGTGGCCAAATTGAGATATTGTGGTGAAACAATCACCGAATCTCAAATGCTTGAGAAGACATACACCACATTTCATAAGAGCCACATCACCCTACAACAACAGTACAGGTTGCGGGGATATACCAAATTTTCAGAATTAATTGTGGCGCTTCTCATAGCAGAAAAAAACAACGAGCTTCTGATCAAGAATCACATGACTCGTCCAACTGGTTCAAAACCGTTTCCTGAAGCAAACGCGTTAGATGCAAAGAAACCAGTCAAGGAAAATAAAGCCTATTGGGGTCGCGGTCGTGGTCGTCAAAACTACCGTGGACGTGGACGAAAGTACAATCCACAAGATAGGAAGTCATTCCAGTGGGTCCGCTCTGAGCAAACCCCTAAGGGAAAAGAACACCAAGGAAATACCTCCCAGAAGCGAGAAGAAGCTTGTTTCAGATGCGGTACTAAGGGACATTGGTCTCGTTTATGTCGTACCCCTGCACACCTTTGCGCTCTATACAAAGAGTCCGtcaaaggaaaagaaaaggaagTAAACTTTGCGGAACATTCTGAGGGTACAACGCACCTCGATGCGTCTGACTTTGTGAATGATTTCGAGGAGACCGCTATCCGGAAGCCTAAGTGCCCATCATGTGACTCTTGA
- the LOC103846234 gene encoding uncharacterized protein LOC103846234, producing the protein MAALNTLASEGDGGDASESDATAALSIQALGVIGIATEPAAEEMTKQGNEAIVDGKRQSDGSPRSAPWVKKKMGGGEPEAIVDVVDGVASLQIPEEIFDEAELLWKSYVGGFISLEMLLMSSNNLYSHKGLKCLSKAVGQFVKLHPSTEKCVRLDVARALVSGSNFHGSLLVVVSVRRWGIKVRTVRDLEALTPVANNVAALEGISY; encoded by the exons ATGGCGGCTCTGAATACCCTAGCAAGCGAAGGCGATGGCGGCGACGCGAGTGAAAGTGACGCCACGGCGGCTCTGTCTATTCAGGCTTTGGGGGTAATCGGGATAGCTACTGAGCCTGCGGCTGAGGAGATGACGAAGCAGGGGAATGAAGCGATTGTTGATGGCAAGCGCCAGAGTGATGGATCTCCACGTTCTGCTCCTtgggtgaagaagaagatgggagGAGGCGAACCAGAAGCCATTGTAGATGTAGTGGATGGTGTTGCCTCGCTTCAGATTCCCGAAGAGATTTTTGATGAGGCGGAGCTCCTGTGGAAAAGCTATGTTGGTGGGTTTATTTCATTGGAGATGCTCCTCAT GAGTTCCAACAACCTTTACTCTCACAAGGGACTGAAGTGCTTATCCAAAGCAGTCGGTCAGTTTGTGAAACTTCACCCGAGTACGGAAAAGTGTGTGAGGCTTGATGTGGCCAGAGCTCTTGTGAG TGGAAGTAATTTTCATGGCTCCCTCCTCGTTGTAGTGTCTGTCCGCAGGTGGGGCATAAAGGTCAGGACTGTTCGA GATTTGGAAGCGCTTACGCCTGTGGCTAATAACGTTGCTGCGCTGGAAGGCATAAGCTACTGA